GCCTTGGCCTCCTCGTCGAGGAACTGCATGATGCGCCGCCCGATCTCCACCCCCTCGTCGCTGTTGTACGGCACCCCCAGGCGCACCAGGAGGTCGGCGAAGCCCATCACCCCCAGCCCGATGCGGCGGATGCGGTGCGCCAGGTCGTGGATCTCCGGGAGCGGGTACTGGTTGGCGTCGATCACGTTGTCCAGGAAGTGCGTGGACAGCCGCGTCACCCGCCGGTACTCCTTCCAGTCCACCTTCTCGTACCAGGGCGCGTCGGCGGGGACGTCGTCGCGCACGAAGGCGCCCACGTTCACCGAGCCCAGGTTGCAGACGTCGTACGGCAGCAGCGGCTGCTCGCCGCAGTTGTGCGCGTAGATCCCGTTGGCGTCGAAGGCGTTGAGCCCCGGCACCTGTGCGTCGAACACCTCCTCCTCGCCGTCGGCCACCACGCTCTCCACCCGCGCGGTGAAGCGCTCGCGGTGCAGCGCCCCGGAGCCGCGGGAGAGGAGCTCGTTGAGCCGCGCGGCCTTCTCCACGTCGGCGAAGCCCACCCGCTCGGCGAAGCGGCCCAGGTTCTCGCCCGCCACCACCAGCTCCTCGCGCGGGCCCTTCTCGATGCGGCTGGCGATCCCCAGCCGGAGCAGCATCCGCTGCACCGCCTGCAGCCCCGCCCCGGCGTGCGCCAGCCGCACGCTGCCGCCCCGGCCCTGCCCGCCCTGCACCGCGGCCTGCGCGTCGAAGAGCCCGCGCAGCACGCCCGCGTAGAAGTCGCTGGAGGCGCGCTCCACCTCGGGGGTCACGGCGCGCCGGTCGGGGCGCATCCCCAGCGTGTCGGCCAGCGACTTGAGCGCCCCCAGCGCCAGGCGGTGCTCGCCGCTCGCCGAATCGGCGCTCCACCCGGAGAAGTGGGCGCACGCCGGCAGGGTGTGCGCGGCCGCCTCGGCCGCCTCCATCACCGCGCGCGCCCCGGGCCCGAAGCCGGCCGCCGGCCCGTTCGCCACGGCCGCGCGCTCCCACGCCGAGAGGGCGGCGCGCTCCCCGGTGAGCACCCCGTCGCCGATCAGCAGCCCCACCAGGTAGCCCTGCTCGCGGGTCCCCGCGCCGGCCCAGCAGGCGCCCGCGCGGTGGTCGTTCAGCACCACCTCGTCGCCCGCCGCGAGCTGGCCGGCCTCGCACCACTCGGTGCGCATGGCCCAGCGGCTCCTGGCCGCCACGCGCCGCACGCGGTGGTCGGCCGTCAGCCGCAGCGTGTACCCCTCCGCCGTGCGCAGGCGGACCACCGGCTTCACGCCGGTGCGGAAGAAGCCGCGCGGCCCCGAGGCGTGGTCCTCGCCGTTCACGCGCGCCACGAAGCGCCGCTCCAGCAGCTCGGCCACCTGGCGCGGCCCCTCCGCGGTGTGCACCCAGGTGTCGGCGGTGACGCAGGGGTTGGTGGCCTCGTAGTCGCCCAGGTGCGGCACCGGGTTGTAGAAGTTCGCCCGGTCGACGAAGAACACGCCGGGCTCGCCCGTGCGCCACGCGTTCTGGACGATTCGGTCGTAGACCGTGCGCGCGTCGAGCCGCCCGGCCGCCTCGCCGTTGCGCGGGTTGACCAGGTCGTACTCCTCGCCCTTCTCCACCGCGCGCATGAAGGCGTCGGTGATGGCGACGGAGATGTTGAAGTTGGTGATCTTGGTGATGTCCTGCTTGCAGTCGATGAACTCCAGGATGTCCGGGTGGTCGACGCGCAGGATCCCCATGTTGGCGCCGCGCCGGGTGCCGCCCTGCTTGACCACCTCGGTGGAGGCGTCGTAGAGGGCCATGAACGAGACGGGGCCGCTGGCCACGCCGGTGGTGCTGCGCACGTGGTCGCCCTTGGGGCGGATGCGGCTGAAGCCGAAGCCGGTGCCGCCGCCCGACTGGTGGACGAGCGCCATCGACTTGAGCGTGTCGTAGATGCCGCTGCCGCCGTTGGAGAGCTCGTCCTCGACGGGGAGGACGAAGCAGGCGGAGAGCTGCCCCAGGGGGCGGCCGGCGTTCATCAGCGTGGGCGAGTTGGGCTCGAACGCGCGGCGGGTCATCAGCAGGTAGAACTCGCGCGCGAGCTGGTCGACCTCCTCCTCCGTGGCGCCGTACCTCAGGTCGGCGGCGGCGATGGTGCGGGCCACCCGCCAGAACATCTCCTCGGGCCCCTCCGTGG
The Longimicrobium sp. genome window above contains:
- a CDS encoding ribonucleotide reductase N-terminal alpha domain-containing protein; translated protein: MNPPAPLPSVAAPPAPVDLPRAELSDNARIVLAKRYLKKDENGRPTEGPEEMFWRVARTIAAADLRYGATEEEVDQLAREFYLLMTRRAFEPNSPTLMNAGRPLGQLSACFVLPVEDELSNGGSGIYDTLKSMALVHQSGGGTGFGFSRIRPKGDHVRSTTGVASGPVSFMALYDASTEVVKQGGTRRGANMGILRVDHPDILEFIDCKQDITKITNFNISVAITDAFMRAVEKGEEYDLVNPRNGEAAGRLDARTVYDRIVQNAWRTGEPGVFFVDRANFYNPVPHLGDYEATNPCVTADTWVHTAEGPRQVAELLERRFVARVNGEDHASGPRGFFRTGVKPVVRLRTAEGYTLRLTADHRVRRVAARSRWAMRTEWCEAGQLAAGDEVVLNDHRAGACWAGAGTREQGYLVGLLIGDGVLTGERAALSAWERAAVANGPAAGFGPGARAVMEAAEAAAHTLPACAHFSGWSADSASGEHRLALGALKSLADTLGMRPDRRAVTPEVERASSDFYAGVLRGLFDAQAAVQGGQGRGGSVRLAHAGAGLQAVQRMLLRLGIASRIEKGPREELVVAGENLGRFAERVGFADVEKAARLNELLSRGSGALHRERFTARVESVVADGEEEVFDAQVPGLNAFDANGIYAHNCGEQPLLPYDVCNLGSVNVGAFVRDDVPADAPWYEKVDWKEYRRVTRLSTHFLDNVIDANQYPLPEIHDLAHRIRRIGLGVMGFADLLVRLGVPYNSDEGVEIGRRIMQFLDEEAKAESERLAGVRGAFPEWEKSIWGPDETAARAPNGERIRPERRLRNCNVTTVAPTGTISIFAGCSSGIEPLFAVAFMRNQAGAMMPDVNEDFVAAAKAGGWYSAELMQRIAEQGHIHFPEVPEAVQRAFVTAHDTTPEWHVRMQAAFQEHCDSAISKTTNFPHEASAEDVRVIYDLAFRLGCKGVTVYRDGSRDNQVLSTGATKTPAQQQAETAELAELRAKLAEALERNARLEREMVRLREALGQAEQQSAQSRRQKRRRPDVLRGTTRKMTSPLGDVYVTINEDERHQPFEVFATLGKAGSIAMADVEAIGRLISLALRSGIPVAEVYQQLRGISSDKAIGFGPNKVHSVPDAIAQALGLREQEKQGIQQELIPEAVLDAENPADAVMRTAADPPQLTLSYHDGETAMGICPDCKSQLEFAEGCMKCHSCGYSECG